The following are encoded together in the Ktedonobacterales bacterium genome:
- a CDS encoding retropepsin-like aspartic protease: protein MPDNCHPHWRERRQQGSRPSVMALLILSLAPILLLTACVVTVGNGPASTTTSEGISEQVKVVQDQSGATLVLAPVTIHGKGPYTFALDTGASTSLISSSLAQRLDLPQTGGPEPISGIGGVTQAIPVQVDDWNTGAIRLPSMTIASAAIPHEDGSADFQGLLGSDIWSRFGKITLDYSSSTLTVYQQIALAPADRRLVISSSFGGMW from the coding sequence ATGCCTGATAACTGCCACCCCCACTGGCGCGAGCGCCGCCAGCAAGGGTCTCGACCTTCTGTGATGGCCCTGCTTATCCTGTCATTAGCCCCGATCCTTTTGCTGACAGCGTGTGTGGTTACTGTTGGAAATGGTCCTGCCTCGACGACCACGAGCGAGGGTATTTCTGAACAGGTGAAGGTCGTTCAAGATCAGAGCGGGGCCACGCTGGTGTTAGCGCCAGTGACCATTCATGGCAAAGGACCATATACCTTTGCCCTCGATACCGGCGCGAGTACCTCGCTGATCTCCAGTTCGCTGGCGCAGCGGCTCGACCTGCCACAGACTGGCGGGCCGGAGCCGATCAGCGGGATTGGCGGCGTCACTCAGGCGATTCCGGTGCAGGTGGATGACTGGAACACTGGAGCGATCCGCCTGCCATCAATGACGATTGCCAGCGCCGCCATTCCGCATGAGGACGGCAGCGCCGACTTTCAAGGCTTGCTCGGCTCCGACATCTGGAGTCGCTTTGGCAAGATCACGCTGGATTACAGCAGCAGCACGCTGACCGTCTACCAGCAGATTGCGCTTGCTCCAGCGGACCGGCGGCTGGTTATCTCGTCCTCTTTTGGAGGA
- the hutH gene encoding histidine ammonia-lyase: protein MPTVTIGAARLTSEAVVAVARSGARVELAAEAVARVQAARDLVQRIADEDRVVYGVTTGFGHLSRVHIGPAQLADLQRNLLRSHASGVGEPLPADVTRALLLLLANSLARGHSGVRVEVIQTLLGLLNAQVQPLIPSRGSVGASGDLAPLAHLGLALIGEGEAISDGRQLPSAEAMRRAGLEPLELQPKEGLALINGTHLMEALGVLTLRDAQALLAAAEVAAAMSVEGLMGSFVPFDARIHALRPQPGQAAVAARLRDLLAGSEINPSHKDCPRVQDPYTLRCIPQVLGTVRDALDYCAGVFENELGAVTDNPLLFPDDAASLSGGNFHGQPLALALDMLAIAVAQLAGFSERRTFSLVGPHDWDEQGAPLFLTPNPGLNSGYMIPQYVAAALVNEIKALAHPVSIDSIPTSAGMEDWNSMGATAAHQARQAVSLAARVVAIELLCAAQMLEFRKPLKPGKGVQMAYEQVRTLVPALADDRPPAPDIERLAQSVLAGEYEGIGAGEAGE from the coding sequence ATGCCAACCGTAACGATTGGAGCAGCGCGGCTCACATCCGAGGCGGTAGTGGCGGTGGCCCGCAGCGGGGCCAGGGTGGAACTGGCGGCTGAGGCGGTGGCCCGGGTGCAGGCGGCGCGCGATCTGGTGCAGCGTATTGCCGATGAGGATCGGGTCGTCTATGGCGTGACGACTGGCTTTGGGCATCTGAGCCGGGTGCATATTGGCCCGGCGCAGCTTGCCGATCTGCAACGCAATCTGCTGCGCAGCCACGCTTCCGGCGTGGGTGAACCGCTGCCCGCCGATGTGACGCGGGCGCTGCTGCTGCTGCTGGCGAATAGTCTGGCGCGGGGGCATTCGGGGGTGCGCGTGGAGGTGATTCAGACGCTGCTGGGGCTGCTGAATGCCCAGGTCCAGCCGCTTATCCCATCGCGCGGGTCGGTGGGCGCGAGCGGCGATCTGGCTCCGCTGGCGCATCTGGGCCTGGCGCTGATTGGCGAGGGCGAAGCGATCTCTGATGGCCGCCAGCTTCCCAGCGCCGAAGCGATGCGCCGGGCCGGACTGGAGCCGCTGGAACTTCAGCCCAAAGAGGGGCTGGCGCTCATCAATGGCACGCATCTGATGGAGGCGCTGGGCGTGCTGACGCTGCGCGACGCGCAGGCGCTGCTGGCAGCGGCGGAAGTGGCGGCGGCGATGAGCGTTGAAGGGCTGATGGGGTCGTTTGTGCCGTTCGACGCGCGCATCCACGCTTTGCGCCCCCAGCCGGGGCAGGCCGCTGTTGCGGCGCGCCTGCGCGATCTGCTGGCGGGAAGCGAGATCAACCCGTCGCATAAAGATTGCCCGCGCGTGCAAGACCCCTATACGCTGCGCTGCATTCCCCAGGTGCTGGGGACGGTGCGCGATGCGCTGGACTATTGTGCTGGCGTCTTTGAGAACGAGTTGGGCGCTGTGACCGATAATCCGCTGCTCTTTCCCGATGATGCCGCTTCGCTTTCGGGCGGCAACTTTCACGGCCAGCCGCTGGCGCTGGCGCTGGATATGCTGGCGATTGCTGTTGCCCAACTTGCCGGGTTCTCCGAGCGCCGGACCTTTAGCCTGGTGGGGCCGCACGATTGGGATGAACAGGGCGCGCCGCTCTTTCTGACGCCGAACCCTGGCCTGAACTCCGGGTATATGATTCCGCAGTACGTGGCGGCGGCGCTGGTGAACGAGATCAAGGCGCTGGCGCATCCAGTCAGCATTGATTCGATCCCGACCTCTGCCGGAATGGAGGACTGGAACAGCATGGGTGCGACAGCCGCGCACCAGGCCCGCCAGGCTGTCTCGCTGGCGGCGCGCGTCGTGGCGATAGAACTGCTGTGCGCGGCGCAGATGCTGGAGTTTCGCAAGCCGCTCAAGCCGGGCAAGGGCGTGCAGATGGCCTATGAGCAGGTACGCACCCTTGTACCCGCGCTGGCCGATGATCGCCCGCCCGCGCCCGATATTGAGCGGCTGGCGCAGTCGGTGCTGGCGGGGGAGTATGAAGGCATCGGGGCTGGCGAGGCCGGAGAATAA
- a CDS encoding DUF433 domain-containing protein — protein sequence MAKAKPRIITNPDLMVGKPTIEGTRITVEFVLEELAGGRTIPELIDHYGLTREEIEAALGYATKAVRAQQKRSA from the coding sequence ATGGCAAAAGCTAAGCCACGAATCATTACGAACCCCGACCTGATGGTAGGCAAGCCAACCATCGAAGGTACCAGGATAACCGTTGAATTTGTGCTGGAAGAGCTTGCAGGTGGCCGCACCATACCTGAGCTTATTGACCATTACGGCCTTACTCGTGAGGAGATCGAAGCGGCGCTAGGATATGCCACGAAGGCTGTCCGCGCGCAGCAGAAGCGCTCTGCATGA